A segment of the Fibrobacter succinogenes subsp. succinogenes S85 genome:
CTCATGTACCTTCTACTGGCAAGCTCAAGAATTTCAAGGTGCTCTCCATGTCCGGTGCATACTGGCATGGCGACCAGAACAGCGACCAGCTGACTCGCGTGTACGGTACTTGCTTTGCTGACAAGGAAGGTCTCGAAACTTATTTGAAGTTCCTCGAAGAAGCCGAAAAGCGCGACCACCGCAAGATCGGTAAGGAAATGGACCTCTACCACATCGAAGACCATTCTCCGGGCATGGTGTTCTGGCACCCGAAGGGCACCAAGATGGTGAACGCCCTCAAGGACTACATCCGCGGAAAGATTGACCGTCGCGGCTACCTCGAAGTGATTACGCCGGAAATCGTGAACAAGACTTTGTGGATCAAGTCCGGCCACGCCGACAAGTACAACGAGAACATGTTCAAGACGCTCGCTGGCGACGTGGAAATGGCTGTGAAGCCGATGAACTGCCCCTGCCACATCCAGATTTTCAACACGGGTCTGCGCAGCTGGCGCGACCTGCCGATGCGTCTTGCCGAATTCGGTAAGTGCCACCGTTACGAACCTGCCGGTACGATGCACGGCCTGATGCGCGTGCGCGGCTTTGTGCAGGACGACGCCCACATTTTCTGTACCGAAGACCAGATTGCAAGCGAAGTGGCCGATTTCTGCGCCCTCGTCAAGGAAATCTACCACGACTTCGGTTTCGACGATATCGTCGTGAAGTTCTCCACCCGTCCGGAAAAGCGCGTGGGTTCCGACGAAATCTGGGACAAGGCTGAAGCCGCCCTCGCCGAAGCAACGAAGCTCGCGGGTCTCGACTACATCTTGAACCCGGGCGAAGGCGCCTTCTATGGCCCGAAGCTCGAATTCACGTTGAAGGACTCTCTCGGTCGTGACTGGCAGTGCGGTACGATCCAGGTCGACTTCAACCTTCCGCAGCGCCTTGGTGCCGAATATGTCGGTAAGGACAACCAGAAGCACATTCCGGTGATGTTGCACCGTGCAGCAGTCGGTTCCATCGAACGCTTCCTCGGTATTCTTATCGAAGAATTCATGGGCGATTTCCCGCTGTGGCTCGCTCCGGTTCAGGCTCGCGTGCTCCCGATTTCTGAAAAGTTCGTGGACTATGCAAAGCAGGTCGAGAAGGAACTCGTGAACGCCGGCGTCCGCGTGGAAGTCGACGAATCCAACGAAAAGCTCGGCTACAAGATCCGCCAGTGCGAACTCCAGAAGGTGCCGTACCTCTTGATCGTAGGCGAGAAGGAAGTGGCAGACGGAGTCGTGTCCGTGCGTAAGCGCAAGGACGGGGACAAGGGCTCTATGACCGTAGCCCAGTTCTTGGAAATGACTGCAGAAGACCGCAAGGTCGTCCGCTAATCGCGCGATTCTCGCAAATATTTAAGCGCAGGTTCCTCGTGAGCCTGCGTTTTTTGCGTTTTCTCGAAAAATATTGTAAATTACTAACACAAGCTTTTAGGGGAGCTTATGCACGAAATCTATTTGCGTGAAGTTTATGTCGCTGATATGCTGGGGATCTTCTTGATTCTCGGTGCTATTTTCAGTGGCGCTTGGAAGCTGCAAAAAAAGAACAACGAAGACAAGGTCTTGCTCGGCATTATCATTCTTGTGATTACGGCTTGCATTGCCGATGCAATTACTTTTTCCGTTGACGGTCTTACGGGGCCTGGCGTGAAGGCGCTGGCTTATGTTTCGAACAATATCCTCTTTTTGTCCAACATGGCGATTGGTCCCCTTTGGGTGATGCTGATATCTTTGCACATCAATGGAGCTGTGTCCAAATTCCAGCGAATTTTTATGCTGTGTGTTTGCGGTGCGATTACAGTTTTGATGGTCGTGAATTTTTTCAATCCGATTATCTTTGACATCAACGAACGGAATGTGTATACCCGTGGCCCGCTATTCATGGTAAAGAACTTACTTGAGGTAGTCCTTATGGCGGATGGCGTTGTCATTTATTTAATCAGCCGTTACAAGAGCGGTGGTGTCAAGTTTTTCCCGGTTTTACATTTTGTGTGTCCTATATTTATTTGCGTCTGCTTGCAGATGTTCTATTACGGCATCTCTACGATTTGGGTGGG
Coding sequences within it:
- a CDS encoding GGDEF domain-containing protein — its product is MHEIYLREVYVADMLGIFLILGAIFSGAWKLQKKNNEDKVLLGIIILVITACIADAITFSVDGLTGPGVKALAYVSNNILFLSNMAIGPLWVMLISLHINGAVSKFQRIFMLCVCGAITVLMVVNFFNPIIFDINERNVYTRGPLFMVKNLLEVVLMADGVVIYLISRYKSGGVKFFPVLHFVCPIFICVCLQMFYYGISTIWVGIAVGYTSLMLALQNENIFIDKLTGLYNRYYLDKVSGELKRKRKITMMMLDMNDFKSINDNFGHSQGDDALVSLAEVLEKTVGAQGTVVRYAGDEFVIILNNGDEDAAEKCKLQIKKNLEEFNETHKKKYKLSASIGVGVFDLEKGNVDKIMEKIDKLMYEDKRAYYALTHHDRRRGR
- the thrS gene encoding threonine--tRNA ligase, coding for MSQIELTFPDGSVRSVASGTTGLEIAKSISEGLARKALGVKLGDKVLDLNRPLTESGAIKIITPNNDDPDALMLLRHSCSHVLAEAICDLFPGTKLAYGPAIDKGFYYDLMTPTPIQQSDFERIEKRMKEIIKEDRPFVRCEVSAEDGLKRTEGDKYKTDNAQRALAREGSDGTLSFYVTGEPGKNFEDLCAGPHVPSTGKLKNFKVLSMSGAYWHGDQNSDQLTRVYGTCFADKEGLETYLKFLEEAEKRDHRKIGKEMDLYHIEDHSPGMVFWHPKGTKMVNALKDYIRGKIDRRGYLEVITPEIVNKTLWIKSGHADKYNENMFKTLAGDVEMAVKPMNCPCHIQIFNTGLRSWRDLPMRLAEFGKCHRYEPAGTMHGLMRVRGFVQDDAHIFCTEDQIASEVADFCALVKEIYHDFGFDDIVVKFSTRPEKRVGSDEIWDKAEAALAEATKLAGLDYILNPGEGAFYGPKLEFTLKDSLGRDWQCGTIQVDFNLPQRLGAEYVGKDNQKHIPVMLHRAAVGSIERFLGILIEEFMGDFPLWLAPVQARVLPISEKFVDYAKQVEKELVNAGVRVEVDESNEKLGYKIRQCELQKVPYLLIVGEKEVADGVVSVRKRKDGDKGSMTVAQFLEMTAEDRKVVR